A region from the Sander vitreus isolate 19-12246 chromosome 1, sanVit1, whole genome shotgun sequence genome encodes:
- the LOC144520091 gene encoding adenosine receptor A1-like has protein sequence MESTMAVEEVIYTLFEVLIAVACCLGNMLVILALWSSKSLQQPTYCHVVSLAVADFMVGCVTIPLAVVVDGRVKTSFYGCLFVSCMRMLLSQVSVFALAAIAVDRFLRVYVPLRYKRTVTRRHCWLVVAACWLVAIPPSFAPMLGWYDHETWSKSVNSTIVCRFVDVIPMSYLVYFRFLVCSVIPLLVMTVLYGYIFWKIRRNLREKPGNGAQEQSQVYLKKEKQLAGSLSLVLALFALSWFPLQIMNCIFYFWPDYLPVKVFYVGIPLYHANSAVNPLVYAFKVQKIKTAYLNLWRRYIACGEEIQGSQSTQSTDNNLIMVANNE, from the exons ATGGAAAGCACAATGGCTGTGGAAGAAGTCATCTACACATTGTTTGAGGTGCTTATTGCTGTTGCCTGCTGTCTTGGTAACATGTTGGTTATTTTGGCACTGTGGAGCAGTAAAAGCCTTCAACAGCCCACCTACTGCcatgttgtcagtctggctgtGGCTGACTTTATGGTTGGCTGTGTGACCATACCGCTGGCTGTGGTAGTTGACGGACGAGTGAAGACTTCTTTCTACGGCTGTCTTTTCGTCAGCTGTATGCGCATGCTGTTGAGCCAAGTCTCAGTTTTTGCTCTTGCGGCTATTGCTGTGGACCGCTTCCTCCGGGTGTATGTCCCCCTCAg gTACAAAAGGACTGTAACACGGAGACATTGTTGGCTTGTTGTAGCAGCATGTTGGCTTGTTGCAATACCACCGAGCTTTGCTCCCATGCTTGGATGGTACGACCATGAAACCTGGTCTAAGTCAGTTAACTCTACCATTGTTTGCAGGTTTGTAGATGTGATCCCCATGTCATATCTGGTTTACTTTAGATTCTTGGTTTGCTCCGTGATACCTCTGTTGGTGATGACTGTATTGTACGGCTACATTTTTTGGAAAATCCGAAGAAACCTTCGAGAAAAACCAGGCAACGGTGCCCAAGAACAGTCTCAGGTCTacctaaagaaagaaaaacagctggCAGGATCTCTGTCTCTGGTCTTGGCTCTGTTTGCCCTGTCCTGGTTCCCACTCCAAATTATGAACTGCATATTTTACTTTTGGCCAGATTATCTACCAGTAAAAGTTTTCTATGTTGGCATCCCGTTATATCATGCTAACTCAGCTGTAAACCCACTTGTGTATGCGTTCAAAGTACAAAAGATCAAGACAGCCTACCTGAACCTGTGGAGACGGTATATTGCATGTGGAGAAGAAATTCAAGGATCTCAGTCAACCCAGTCGACTGACAACAATCTCATTATGGTGGCCAACAATGAGTGA
- the LOC144520085 gene encoding adenosine receptor A1-like, with translation MESTMAVEEVIYTLFEVLIAVACCLGNMLVILALWSSKSLQQPTYCHVVSLAVADFMVGCVTIPLAVVVDGRVKTSFYGCLFVSCMRMLLTQVSVFALAAIAVDRFLRVYVPLRYKRTVTRRHCWLVVAACWLVAIPPSFAPMLGWYDHETWSKSVNSTIVCRFVDVIPMSYLVYFRFLVCSVIPLLVMAVLYSYIFWKIRRNLREKPGNGAQEQSQVYLKKEKQLAGSLSLVLALFALSSLPLQIMDCIFYFGGPDYLPVNVFYVGIPLYHANSAVNPLVYAFKVQKIKTAYLNLWRRYIACGEEIQGSPTTQSTDNNLNMVANNE, from the exons ATGGAAAGCACAATGGCTGTGGAAGAAGTCATCTACACATTGTTTGAGGTGCTTATTGCTGTTGCCTGCTGTCTTGGTAACATGTTGGTTATTTTGGCACTGTGGAGCAGTAAAAGCCTTCAACAGCCCACCTACTGCcatgttgtcagtctggctgtGGCTGACTTTATGGTTGGCTGTGTGACCATACCGCTGGCTGTGGTAGTTGACGGACGAGTGAAGACTTCTTTCTACGGCTGTCTTTTCGTCAGCTGTATGCGCATGCTGTTGACCCAAGTCTCAGTTTTTGCTCTTGCGGCTATTGCTGTGGACCGCTTCCTCCGGGTGTATGTCCCCCTCAG gTACAAAAGGACTGTAACACGGAGACATTGTTGGCTTGTTGTAGCAGCATGTTGGCTTGTTGCAATACCACCGAGCTTTGCTCCCATGCTTGGATGGTACGACCATGAAACCTGGTCTAAGTCAGTTAACTCTACCATTGTTTGCAGGTTTGTAGATGTGATCCCCATGTCATATCTGGTTTACTTTAGATTCTTGGTTTGCTCCGTGATACCTCTGTTGGTGATGGCTGTATTGTACAGCTACATTTTTTGGAAAATCCGAAGAAACCTTCGAGAAAAACCAGGCAACGGTGCCCAAGAACAGTCTCAGGTCTacctaaagaaagaaaaacagctggCAGGATCTCTGTCTCTGGTCTTGGCTCTGTTTGCCCTGTCCTCGCTCCCACTCCAAATTATGGACTGCATATTTTACTTTGGTGGGCCAGATTATCTACCAGTAAACGTTTTCTATGTTGGCATCCCGTTATATCATGCTAACTCAGCTGTAAACCCACTTGTGTATGCGTTCAAAGTACAAAAGATCAAGACAGCCTACCTGAACCTGTGGAGACGGTATATTGCATGTGGAGAAGAAATTCAAGGATCTCCGACAACCCAGTCGACTGACAACAATCTCAATATGGTGGCCAACAATGAGTGA